TGGCCGGCGAAGCGCTTCGACGTGGCGGCGGGCACCGTGACCCGGCTGGGCGCGACGATCGTTGGACGCGGGGTGACGCCGGACCAGTTCACGCTCGCCAGCGTCGATGGCGACGCGTTGTCGTTCAAGGGCCTGCGCGAGGCGATCGGCGACCTCAAGGAGGCGGGGCGTCCCACCAAGTCGCTGGAGGGCGTGCTGTGGCACAAGCTGTCCGGGCCGCTTTCGTCGGTGCTGATGCCGCTGCTGGGCGCGGTCGCGGCTTTCGGGATCGCGCGCTCGGGCGCATTGTTCATCCGGGCGGTGATCGGAATGGGCCTGGGCTTCGCGTATTTCGTCGCGGACAGCTTCGCACTGGCGATGGGCAATCTCGGCGCCTACCCGCCGTTCCTCGCCGCCTGGGCGCCGTTCCTGCTGTTCCTGCTGATCGGTGAGGCCGTACTGCTCCGGACCGAGGAATAATCGACATAGCGCGGCACCGCGCGTTCCCGATGCTCCCGAAAACGTGCGGCCCGGGATCCCGATCGATCCCGGGCCGCACCGCCCGACCGCCTATGCCGGCGTTGCGGCCTTTACCGTCCCCGCATCGTCGCGGTTGCCAGCTTCCCGACCAGACCGGGCAGCCCGCGATAATTCGCCTTATAGTAAGGCGATTCCGGCTCCAGCACCCCGATAAGCCGACGGTGCGCCTCGCCCAGCGCATGATAGGGCACGCCCGGCAGCAGGTGATGCAGCGCGTGATAGCGCAGCCCAATTGGCGCCCACAGCGCAGGCAGCAACGCCGGCGGCGGAACGTTCACTGAATCAAGGTATTGCGCGGTCACAGACATCACCTCACCCTCGTTCTCCCACAGATGCGCGACAAGCGTGCGAACCTGATTGATCAGCGCGACACCCGAGCCGACCGCCAGGAAAACAAGAAACGCCTTGAGCGGAAGCACGCCGGTGGCAGCCGTCACGATTAGCGCGAGCGCCCACACCGCGGTCGCCGCTTCCATGCGATCCCAGCGCGACTTCTCATCACCCTGCGGCACCCGACGCCGGAACTGCGGGTTGATCGAAAGTGCCGAATAACGCGACACCACCGCCTCGCGCAGCCGCGGCGACACCGCCGAAAGCGGCGCCAACACCCCGAAACGGATCAACAATCCGACCGGCGCCAACGCGGACACCAGGATGAACACCGGCAGCGTCCACGGCTTCATCAGTGCGAGCGGCAGATATTCGGGGTCCTCCGACGTGCCGTAACGCGTCTTTGCGTGGTGCAGGTTGTGCACGCCCTCGTACATGAACGACGGGATCATCATCGGCACGCCGATCAGCGCGTTCCAGCCCGTACGAAACCCCGGCAGCGCCGCATGCTTCACATGCGTCAGCTCGTGGATCATGCTCATGCCGCGATACAGCGCCAGCACCGCCACGACGCCAGCAACGATCGCCAGTGCGGTAGAGCCGGCGACGATCGCCACCACGAGCGCACCGTAGCCGACCAGCGACGAACCGATCAGGTCCGCCCAATAAAGGCCGGGCCGCGGCTTTATGAGGTCGCGCGTCAGCTCGGCCGCGGCCTTCAGCATCGCCTTGTCATCGGCGATCACCGCGCGCGGGTTGCGCGGCGTGGTGCCCGCGCGATCGAGGGTGATGGTGTTCATGGTAGTATCCATTGCCCCTACATAGTGGCGAGACGGTGACCCGAACAGGACATGGCCGGCACCATTGCGCGCAAATGCTCACTCGCCATGATCGAGCCGCTTGTTTACAGACGAGCAACATGGCTGCGCTTACGATCACCCCCGTCCGAACCAAGAGCGATCGCAAGGCGTTCGTCGACCTGCCATTCCGCCTCTATCAAGACGATCCCCATTGGGTACCGCCGCTCAAGGGCGAGGCGCTGGGGCTGATCACGCCCGAGAAGAACGGCTGGTTCAGCCATGCCAGGGCGCAATTGTTCCTGGCGCATCAGGAAGGGCGCGTCGTCGGGCGTATTTCCGCGCACATCGACACGCTCGGGCTGGAGATGCCGGCCGAGCGCGGCTTCGGCCCTGGATGCGGACAATGGGGACTGATGGATGCCGAGAATGAAGGCATCTTCAAGGAATTGCTGGCCACGGCCGAGGAATGGCTGCGCGCGCAAGGCATGACGCGCGCGCTGGGCCCGCTCAGCATGTCGATTTGGGAAGAGCCGGGCCTGCTCATCCAGGGGTATCAGCAGGCGCCCACCGTGATGATGGGGCATCACAAGCCCGAGTATCGCGGCTGGATCGAGGCGGCCGGCTACGTGCCGGTCAAGCAGCTTGTCACGTACGAGCTGGATATCACGCAGGAATTCCCTCCACTGGTAAAGCGGATCATCCGCTCTGGCGAGGGCAACAAGAGCATCGTCATCCGCAAGGTCGACAAGCGGAAGTTCGAGGAAGAGGCCGCGATCATCCTCGACATCCTCAACGATGCATGGTCGGACAATTGGGGCTTCATCCCGCTTACCCCGCCAGAGATCAAGGACGTTGGGGTCAAGCTGAAGCCGATCGTTTTCAACGATTTGATCCGCATCGCCGAGCTGGATGGCACGCCGGTGGCGTTCATGATCACGCTGCCCGACCTGAATGAGGCGATCCGGCCGCTGAATGGCAACCTCCTCCCGTTCGGCTGGGCCAGGTTGCTGTGGTGGCTGCGCAAGCCGAAGGTGAAGACGATGCGCGTGCCGTTGATGGGCGTACGCAAGGACCTGCAGAGCTCGCGGCTGGCGGGCCAACTCGCGTTCATGATGATCGAGGCGATCCGGCAGGCGTCGATCACGCATTATGGCGCTACGCGCGGCGAGATCGGCTGGGTGCTCGACGACAACCAGGGCAT
The genomic region above belongs to Sphingomonas phyllosphaerae 5.2 and contains:
- a CDS encoding fatty acid desaturase family protein, encoding MNTITLDRAGTTPRNPRAVIADDKAMLKAAAELTRDLIKPRPGLYWADLIGSSLVGYGALVVAIVAGSTALAIVAGVVAVLALYRGMSMIHELTHVKHAALPGFRTGWNALIGVPMMIPSFMYEGVHNLHHAKTRYGTSEDPEYLPLALMKPWTLPVFILVSALAPVGLLIRFGVLAPLSAVSPRLREAVVSRYSALSINPQFRRRVPQGDEKSRWDRMEAATAVWALALIVTAATGVLPLKAFLVFLAVGSGVALINQVRTLVAHLWENEGEVMSVTAQYLDSVNVPPPALLPALWAPIGLRYHALHHLLPGVPYHALGEAHRRLIGVLEPESPYYKANYRGLPGLVGKLATATMRGR